AGGCCCACGGCCCCCACGAAGTCCTCGCGCATGCGGACCGTGCCGCAACCCGCGACGCAGCACCCGCACTCGATGCAGCGGTCGATTTCGTAGAGCTTCTCGGCGAGTCCGGGGTCCATCGGCTGCTCCATCCGGCCGAGGTCCAGTTCCTGCTCCTTGGCGTGGATCCAGGTCTCGAGCCGCTCGCTCATCGCGCGCATCCACTTGCCGGTGTTCACCGACAGGTCGCCGATGAGCTCGAACACGGGCAGGGGCGCCAGCGTGAACCGCGCGGGCAGGTCCTTGGTGAGCGTGCGGCAGGTGAGCGCGGGCCGGCCGTTGACCAGCATCGCGCAGCTGCCGCAGATGCCGGCGCGGCAGACGTAGTCGAACTGCAGCGAGGGATCCTGCTTCTCCCGCAGTTCGCTCAGCGCGATGAACAGCGTCATGCCGTCCGCCTCTTCGAGATGGTAGGTCTGCATGCGCGGAACGCTGGCCGGATCCTGCGGGTTGTAGCGCAGGACGCTTATTTCGAGCTTCCGGTGGGTGACGTCGTTCATACGGGCAACCTCTCGTCGATGCGTTCGTTCTTTCCCCGCAGCCGCTGCGGGAGCAGGTGTTCGTAGGGCATGAGCGCGGCCTGTAGCTCGAACCGGCTGGCGCCGTCCATTCTTCCCCGGATCGCGTCGACCTCGGCCTGGCGCGCGGGCGTGTCGGGATGGTCGATGTAGTCCTTGGCCCCGTAGCCGCGCCACCCCGGCGGCAGTTCCATCTTCGTCACGTCGAGCGGCTCGTAGGAGAGTTCCGGTAACGTGGCCGCGTCGTCCTTCCAGGTGGCGAGCGTCCGCTTGAGCCACTGCGCGTCGTCCCGGCGCGGGTGGTCGGCGCGGAAGTGAGCGCCGCGGCTCTCCGTGCGGACAAGCGCTCCATAGGCGATGCACAGCGCGAGTTTCAGCATCTTCTGGGTGCGGTAGGCGGTCGCCAGCTCGGGGTTGCTACCCGGAGCCTTGTAGCGCACGCCGATGTGGCGGCTCCTCGCGAGCAACTGCTGCAACTCGGCGACGGCGCCGTCAAGCTCGTCATGCGTGCGGAAGATGGCCACCTTCTCGGTCATCAGATCCTGCATGCGCGCCCGCAACGCGGTCGCATCCTCCGTGCCCTTGCCATGGAGCAACTCCTCGAGCTTGGCCTGCTCGCGCGCCACGAATTCGCGGACCAGGCCCGTCGGGATGTCGAGATCGTTGCCGGAGTCGTCGCAGTAGTCGGCGATGAACTCGCCGACGATCATGCCGGCCACGACGGTCTCGGCCACGGAGTTGCCGCCTAGCCGGTTGAAGCCGTGCATGTCCCAGCAGGCGGCCTCGCCGGCCGAGAACAGGCCGCGAAGCTGGCGGCTCTCCCCGGTGTGCCAGGTGCGGATGCCGCCCATCGTGTAGTGCTGCCCGGGGCGGATGGGCAGGAAGTCCTTCACCGGGTCGATGCCGTTGAAGTACTTCGCTATTTCGTAGACTTCGCGCAGGTTGTGCTTGATGTGGTGCTCGCCCAGCAGCGTGATGTCCAGCCAGACGTGCTCGCCGAACCGCGACTTGACGCCCTTGCCGCTGCGGATGTGCTCCTCGATGCGGCGCGAGACGACGTCGCGAGACGCCAGTTCCTTTTTCTCGGGCTCGTAGTCGGGCATGAACCGGTGGCCGTCGACGTCCTTTAGCAGGCCGCCGTCGCCGCGGCACCCCTCGGTGAGCAGGATGGCCGAGGGGAAGATAGGCGTCGGGTGGAACTGGACGGCTTCCATGTTGCCCAGGGCCGCGACGCCCGTTTCCAGGGCGATGGCCAGGCCGATGCCCTCGCAGATCACCGCGTTGGTGGTGACCCGGTACAGGCGGCCCGCGCCTCCGGTG
Above is a genomic segment from Candidatus Tanganyikabacteria bacterium containing:
- a CDS encoding fumarate reductase flavoprotein subunit: MKVIYTDVLVIGAGLAGQRVAISARRRGHDVIILSLVPPKRSHSAAAMGGMQASLANVVKGQGDNEDVHFEDTVRGSDWGADQDVVRMFANTSPKAVRELAAWGVPWSRVRKGDRTVIINGQKVTITERDEAHGLLAQRDFGGTKKWRTCYVSDGTGHSMLFAVSDQVIANGIPVHERTEALALIHDGSRCQGAVVRDLVTGSLTAYVAKATCIATGGAGRLYRVTTNAVICEGIGLAIALETGVAALGNMEAVQFHPTPIFPSAILLTEGCRGDGGLLKDVDGHRFMPDYEPEKKELASRDVVSRRIEEHIRSGKGVKSRFGEHVWLDITLLGEHHIKHNLREVYEIAKYFNGIDPVKDFLPIRPGQHYTMGGIRTWHTGESRQLRGLFSAGEAACWDMHGFNRLGGNSVAETVVAGMIVGEFIADYCDDSGNDLDIPTGLVREFVAREQAKLEELLHGKGTEDATALRARMQDLMTEKVAIFRTHDELDGAVAELQQLLARSRHIGVRYKAPGSNPELATAYRTQKMLKLALCIAYGALVRTESRGAHFRADHPRRDDAQWLKRTLATWKDDAATLPELSYEPLDVTKMELPPGWRGYGAKDYIDHPDTPARQAEVDAIRGRMDGASRFELQAALMPYEHLLPQRLRGKNERIDERLPV
- a CDS encoding fumarate reductase iron-sulfur subunit, producing the protein MNDVTHRKLEISVLRYNPQDPASVPRMQTYHLEEADGMTLFIALSELREKQDPSLQFDYVCRAGICGSCAMLVNGRPALTCRTLTKDLPARFTLAPLPVFELIGDLSVNTGKWMRAMSERLETWIHAKEQELDLGRMEQPMDPGLAEKLYEIDRCIECGCCVAGCGTVRMREDFVGAVGLNKIARFRLDPRDARTDDDYYELIGEDDGVFGCMSLLGCHDVCPKNLPLQTQIAFMRRKMVALAFT